In one window of Macaca thibetana thibetana isolate TM-01 chromosome 5, ASM2454274v1, whole genome shotgun sequence DNA:
- the LOC126955137 gene encoding transmembrane protease serine 11B, with translation MYRHSISSQRSWPLWTTIFTFLGVAAILGVTIGLLVHFLAVEKTYYYQGDFHISGVTYNDNCENVASQASTNLSKDIETKMLNAFQNSSIYKEYIKSEVIKLLPNANGSTVQLQLKFKFPPAERVSMRTKIKAILHQMLKNNMASWNAVPTSIKLKEISKAASEMLTNNCCGRQLANSIITDNRIVNGKNALLGAWPWQASMQWKGHHYCGASLISSRWLLSAAHCFAKKNNSKDWTVNFGIVVNKPYMTRKVQNIIFHENYSSPGLHDDIALVQLAEEVSFTKYVRRICLPEAKMKLSENDSVVVTGWGTLNMNGSFPVILQEAFLKIIDNKICNAPYAYSGFVTDTMLCAGFMSGEADACQNDSGGPLAYPDSRNIWHLVGIVSWGDECGKKNKPGVYTRVTSYHNWIISKTRL, from the exons ATGTACAG GCACAGCATATCTTCCCAAAGATCTTGGCCACTGTGGACTACGATCTTTACGTTTCTTGGAGTGGCAGCAATCTTGGGAGTAACTATTGGTCTTCTTGTTCATTTTCTGGCAGTTG AGAAGACTTACTATTATCAAGGTGATTTTCATATTTCTGGAGTCACGTACAATGACAATTGTGAAAATGTAGCTTCACAAGCCAGCACAAATCTAAGCAAAGATATTGAGACTAAG atgttaaatgcatttcaaaattcCAGTATATATAAGGAATATATCAAATCTGAGGTCATCAAACTTCT GCCTAATGCCAATGGTTCAACTGTACAGTTACAGCTGAAATTCAAGTTTCCTCCAGCAGAGAGAGTTAGCATGAGGACTAAAATCAAGGCTATATTACATCAGATGTTGAAAAACAACATGGCATCCTGGAACGCAGTTCCCACTTCCATTAAACTCAAGG AAATCAGCAAGGCTGCTTCTGAAATGCTTACCAACAACT GTTGTGGGAGACAACTAGCCAACAGTATCATAACTGACAACAGAATTGTGAATGGAAAAAATGCCCTTTTGGGGGCATGGCCATGGCAGGCCAGCATGCAATGGAAAGGCCATCACTACTGTGGAGCCTCTCTGATCAGCAGCAGGTGGCTATTATCTGCAGCTCACTGCTTTGCTAA gaaaaataattcaaaagattgGACTGTCAACTTTGGAATTGTAGTAAATAAACCATATATGACACGGAAAgtccaaaacattatttttcatgaaaattataGCAGTCCTGGGCTTCATGATGATATTGCCCTTGTGCAGCTTGCTGAAGAAGTTTCTTTTACGAAGTACGTTCGCAGGATTTGTCTTCCTGAAGCCAAAATGAAGCTCTCAGAAAATGACAGTGTTGTTGTTACAGGATGGGGAACACTTAACATGAATG GTTCATTTCCAGTGATACTTCAAGAAGCCTTTTTGAAGATTATTGACAACAAAATTTGCAATGCCCCGTATGCATACTCTGGCTTTGTGACTGATACAATGTTATGTGCTGGATTTATGTCAGGAGAAGCTGATGCATGTCAG aatGATTCTGGTGGACCACTAGCTTACCCTGATTCCAGAAATATCTGGCATCTTGTTGGAATAGTAAGCTGGGGTGATGAATGTGGTAAAAAGAATAAGCCAGGTGTCTATACTCGAGTGACTTCTTATCACAATTGGATTATATCCAAGACTAgactctga